The Planococcus versutus genome contains a region encoding:
- a CDS encoding acyl-CoA dehydrogenase family protein, whose translation MPTLTQTEREQLRQNVRELCSEFPNSYWRQLDLEREYPYEFVDALTKSGYLSALIPEKYGGKGYGMTEATIILEEINRSGGHAAGCHAQMYTMGALLKHGSEKQKQQYLPGIADGSIRFQAFSVTEEKAGSNTTAIETFAEKTANGYIVNGHKNWTSRLLQSDLVMLLARTTPIEDVGEKRTEGLSLFLVDLRIIREQQPESLKVEPVRAMFNYATNQVWYKNMEIPAACLIGEEGSGFRYVLDGMNAERTLLAAEAIGDGYFFIDKATSYANEREVFNRKIGENQGIQFPIARAYAAIKAADLMRYEAARRFDNNEKFGEQANLAKFLSSEASWQAANVCLDTFGGYGFVDEYDVERKFRETRMYQVAPVSNNMILAYLGQNILKMPRSY comes from the coding sequence ATGCCGACATTAACACAAACAGAAAGAGAGCAATTGCGTCAAAATGTCAGAGAACTATGTTCAGAATTTCCAAATTCGTATTGGAGACAATTAGATTTAGAACGTGAGTATCCTTACGAGTTTGTAGATGCACTAACAAAAAGCGGGTATCTTTCAGCATTAATTCCTGAGAAATACGGTGGTAAAGGCTACGGTATGACAGAAGCTACAATTATTTTAGAAGAAATTAATCGGTCTGGTGGTCATGCTGCGGGTTGTCATGCTCAAATGTATACGATGGGTGCATTACTAAAACACGGTAGTGAAAAACAAAAGCAACAGTATTTACCTGGCATTGCAGATGGATCAATAAGGTTCCAGGCTTTTTCTGTAACAGAAGAAAAAGCAGGCTCCAATACAACTGCAATTGAAACGTTTGCTGAAAAAACAGCAAACGGTTATATCGTTAATGGTCATAAAAATTGGACCAGTCGTTTACTACAATCTGATTTAGTCATGTTGCTTGCTCGTACGACACCAATCGAAGATGTGGGAGAAAAGCGCACTGAAGGACTTAGTTTGTTTTTAGTTGATCTTCGAATCATTCGCGAACAACAACCTGAATCTCTAAAAGTAGAGCCGGTTCGTGCTATGTTCAACTATGCTACAAACCAAGTATGGTATAAAAATATGGAAATTCCAGCAGCATGTTTGATAGGTGAAGAAGGTAGTGGATTTCGATATGTATTAGATGGTATGAATGCAGAACGAACCTTATTAGCAGCAGAAGCAATAGGAGATGGATACTTCTTTATCGATAAAGCTACTAGTTACGCAAATGAACGAGAAGTCTTTAACCGAAAAATTGGTGAAAACCAAGGCATTCAATTTCCGATTGCACGCGCTTATGCAGCAATTAAAGCTGCCGATTTAATGCGTTATGAAGCAGCCAGAAGGTTTGATAATAACGAAAAATTTGGCGAGCAAGCCAATTTGGCAAAATTCTTGTCCAGTGAAGCCAGCTGGCAAGCAGCAAACGTCTGCCTAGATACATTCGGTGGTTATGGATTTGTTGACGAGTATGACGTAGAGCGGAAATTTAGAGAAACGCGTATGTATCAAGTGGCACCCGTTAGCAATAATATGATTCTAGCTTATCTAGGACAGAATATATTAAAGATGCCACGTTCTTATTAA
- a CDS encoding CaiB/BaiF CoA transferase family protein, producing the protein MLPLEGITVVSLEQAVAAPFATRQLADLGARVIKVERPEVGDFARNYDKTVKGMASHFVWINRSKESLALDLKKKEAKEVLHKLLKDADVFLHNLAPGAVDRLGFSAQDLKETYPQLIICSISGYGTFGPYTNKKAYDLLIQCEAGLVSVTGTEDTPSKAGISIADIAAGMYAYTGILTAIISRYKTGKGAIIEVSMLEALAEWMGYPLYYSAYGDNEPPRTGASHSTIYPYGPFKAGDEKMVFMGIQNEREWVEFCSTVLNNPELASNSLFNNNSERVANKDALKQIIETVFQTMNSAQVIEKLEESRIANARLNTMNELVEHPQLAARNRWREVDSPVGKLKALIPPVTSDEVDTVMNPIPDVGEHTEAILSELGFSKEQINKLTS; encoded by the coding sequence ATGTTGCCATTGGAAGGAATAACCGTTGTTTCTTTAGAACAGGCTGTTGCAGCACCCTTTGCAACTAGACAATTAGCCGATTTAGGAGCGCGCGTCATCAAAGTAGAAAGACCAGAAGTGGGCGATTTTGCTAGAAACTACGATAAAACAGTAAAAGGAATGGCGAGTCATTTTGTATGGATCAATCGCTCGAAAGAGTCACTAGCACTAGATCTTAAGAAAAAAGAAGCTAAGGAAGTATTGCATAAACTATTAAAAGATGCGGATGTATTTCTTCATAACCTAGCTCCTGGTGCTGTCGATCGACTGGGATTTAGCGCGCAAGATCTAAAAGAAACCTACCCACAACTGATTATTTGTTCTATTTCTGGTTACGGTACTTTTGGACCTTATACAAATAAGAAAGCATACGATTTGCTTATACAATGTGAAGCCGGATTAGTATCAGTTACAGGAACCGAAGATACACCATCTAAAGCAGGAATTTCAATTGCAGATATTGCAGCTGGAATGTATGCATACACGGGTATATTAACTGCCATTATTTCACGCTATAAAACAGGAAAAGGGGCGATTATTGAAGTGTCAATGCTTGAAGCCTTGGCAGAATGGATGGGTTATCCTCTTTATTACTCAGCTTATGGAGACAATGAACCACCACGGACTGGCGCCAGTCATTCGACGATTTATCCTTATGGCCCGTTTAAAGCAGGCGATGAGAAAATGGTATTCATGGGCATTCAAAATGAGCGGGAATGGGTTGAATTTTGTAGCACTGTTTTGAATAATCCTGAACTGGCTTCAAATTCACTGTTCAACAACAACTCTGAGCGAGTGGCTAACAAAGATGCGTTAAAACAAATTATTGAAACTGTTTTTCAAACGATGAACTCTGCGCAAGTAATCGAAAAGCTTGAAGAATCACGAATTGCGAATGCACGTTTGAACACGATGAACGAACTAGTCGAACATCCGCAGTTGGCAGCACGCAATCGGTGGAGAGAAGTGGATTCGCCGGTTGGAAAACTAAAGGCGCTCATTCCACCTGTTACGTCGGACGAAGTGGATACGGTCATGAATCCGATTCCCGATGTAGGAGAACATACAGAGGCGATTTTAAGCGAGTTAGGTTTTTCGAAAGAACAAATAAATAAGTTAACTAGTTAA
- a CDS encoding SLC13 family permease, with translation MKSNSVENARTLLFIGIAILGFLAVYFLLPNDFSYAAKVMTSIITLGIILWSLESIPIGLTALIILLLMLLFDVADTTVIFSGFASPATYLIVGGMMLATAVNETALIKRMSYTILKKWGGRSAGLLGSIIMIQQIQAFFIPSTAVRSALILPVSTMIIETTHAEPGGNLRKMIMLGVAFGGVISGTSVMTAAIGNILTVELLNRLAGINITYFQWFYYTFPIWLLLIPAIWFMLLKVFPLPEEQQYFPAIKDEMTKKLKELGPVNAREIRCLIILLTIVILWLTEPLHGLHPSIPALAGVVLMTFPVIGVASWEPVVRINYNTVLLVSITLSMGYTFVDSGASTTISQYLSVDWFLQLIQNPFPSVVIVIILAQVFHKMISNVATAVVVLVPIVISVAQNAGVDPLVMAFTTGLTCLFGFILIVESMPNLIAHSTGMISQKDFLKPGLYATVISVSATIFVAATWWNWIGLI, from the coding sequence GTGAAAAGTAATTCCGTAGAAAACGCGAGAACGCTCTTATTCATCGGAATAGCTATTTTAGGTTTTCTTGCTGTTTATTTTTTGTTGCCAAATGACTTTTCTTACGCTGCTAAAGTAATGACCAGTATTATTACTCTTGGCATTATTTTATGGTCATTAGAATCGATACCTATAGGCTTGACTGCACTGATTATCTTGTTGTTGATGTTGTTGTTCGACGTCGCAGACACAACAGTTATCTTTAGCGGGTTTGCTTCACCAGCCACTTATTTAATCGTCGGGGGAATGATGCTTGCGACTGCAGTTAACGAAACTGCTTTAATTAAACGAATGAGTTACACGATTTTAAAAAAATGGGGCGGCCGCTCAGCAGGTCTGCTTGGCAGCATCATTATGATTCAGCAGATCCAAGCCTTTTTTATTCCTTCGACGGCAGTACGGTCTGCGTTAATTTTGCCAGTCTCAACGATGATTATCGAAACAACTCATGCTGAACCTGGAGGCAACTTGAGGAAAATGATTATGTTGGGCGTCGCTTTTGGAGGGGTCATCAGTGGGACTTCTGTTATGACAGCGGCAATCGGCAATATTTTGACAGTGGAGTTGCTCAATCGGTTAGCAGGTATTAATATTACATATTTTCAGTGGTTTTACTATACATTTCCGATTTGGTTGCTATTAATTCCAGCTATATGGTTTATGCTACTGAAAGTCTTCCCTTTGCCAGAGGAGCAGCAATACTTTCCAGCAATCAAAGATGAAATGACGAAAAAATTAAAGGAATTAGGTCCAGTTAATGCACGAGAAATTCGCTGTTTAATAATTTTGTTAACTATTGTTATTTTGTGGTTGACGGAGCCTCTCCATGGATTGCATCCTAGCATTCCAGCTCTTGCCGGCGTAGTGCTGATGACTTTTCCTGTTATTGGTGTTGCTTCGTGGGAGCCTGTAGTTCGGATCAACTACAATACGGTTTTACTGGTTAGTATTACGTTGTCAATGGGCTATACGTTTGTGGATTCCGGCGCTTCGACGACAATTAGTCAGTATTTAAGTGTTGATTGGTTCCTGCAACTTATACAAAATCCGTTTCCTTCGGTAGTGATTGTGATTATTTTGGCTCAAGTTTTTCATAAAATGATTTCAAATGTTGCGACTGCAGTTGTTGTGCTAGTACCGATTGTTATAAGCGTTGCTCAAAATGCTGGAGTTGATCCATTGGTTATGGCGTTTACTACAGGATTAACTTGTCTTTTTGGATTTATCTTAATTGTTGAGTCTATGCCAAACTTGATTGCCCATAGTACAGGAATGATTTCACAAAAGGATTTTTTAAAGCCTGGTTTATACGCGACTGTGATTTCAGTGAGTGCCACCATTTTTGTTGCAGCTACGTGGTGGAATTGGATTGGATTGATATAA
- a CDS encoding class I SAM-dependent methyltransferase, giving the protein MADKMEFNQEIATEYDKGVRRTLPTYDPMLRLSQTFLHYSLKEQAEVLVVGCGGGNELKAFGVPNPGWHFTAVDPAKAMLEAAKVKAKQVGIEKRIEWINGTVMDVPKEKHFDGATCILVLHFIPEVKEKKALLAKIRSHLNPGAPFVLVSKFGDPNDSEFKELVTLWKNYWLDMTNLSAQKVEELMKGTLTDSSISEAEIRQLLTDTGFHRIANFLKTNQFGGWICYAD; this is encoded by the coding sequence ATGGCCGATAAAATGGAATTCAATCAAGAAATTGCGACAGAGTATGACAAAGGAGTAAGGCGGACGTTGCCGACATATGATCCAATGTTACGCTTGTCACAAACCTTTCTTCACTACTCGCTTAAAGAGCAAGCTGAAGTACTTGTAGTTGGTTGCGGTGGAGGAAATGAATTAAAAGCTTTTGGCGTACCCAATCCTGGGTGGCATTTTACAGCAGTAGATCCTGCAAAAGCTATGCTTGAAGCAGCTAAAGTAAAAGCAAAACAAGTAGGCATTGAAAAACGTATCGAGTGGATAAACGGCACTGTAATGGATGTGCCAAAGGAAAAGCACTTTGATGGTGCGACTTGTATTTTGGTTTTGCATTTTATCCCTGAAGTAAAAGAAAAAAAGGCATTACTAGCGAAAATAAGAAGTCATCTAAATCCAGGAGCTCCTTTCGTATTAGTTAGTAAGTTTGGAGATCCAAATGATTCAGAGTTTAAAGAGCTCGTAACATTGTGGAAGAATTATTGGCTAGATATGACCAACTTGTCTGCTCAGAAAGTAGAAGAATTGATGAAAGGCACTTTAACGGATTCATCAATTTCTGAAGCTGAAATTCGGCAACTGCTAACAGATACTGGGTTTCATCGAATTGCCAATTTCTTAAAAACTAATCAGTTTGGAGGTTGGATTTGTTACGCAGATTAA
- a CDS encoding HpcH/HpaI aldolase/citrate lyase family protein encodes MSKPYSYLFVPATSFSLIKKAVTSKADVVIIDLEDAVALSEKQAAREVMKEALKVYKKEHKIIVRINALETSFWEADLETAVTNGAAGIMLPKAENEQGIQTASNKIREIRENSDEAFELIPLIESAKGIQFAYAIASADPLVSALAFGSIDFSLDIDCELTPEGLELLFARSQLVIASKAAGIGPPIDAVYPNLTDENGLKNQTVFANQLGFKAKLVIHPKQLDVVHQVFSTSDEEIIIAKKIVEAFEKAEKEGIASIKVDGQFVDYPIYKKAKKTYNRNSEK; translated from the coding sequence ATGAGTAAACCATATTCCTATTTATTCGTACCCGCGACTAGTTTTTCGTTAATAAAGAAGGCAGTCACATCTAAGGCAGATGTTGTTATTATAGATTTAGAAGATGCAGTAGCACTATCAGAAAAACAAGCTGCAAGAGAAGTTATGAAAGAAGCTTTGAAAGTATATAAAAAAGAACATAAAATCATTGTTCGCATCAATGCTTTGGAGACTTCTTTTTGGGAAGCAGATTTGGAAACAGCAGTTACTAATGGAGCTGCAGGAATTATGCTTCCAAAAGCAGAAAATGAGCAAGGAATTCAAACAGCCTCTAATAAAATTCGTGAAATTAGAGAGAACAGTGATGAAGCATTTGAGTTGATTCCCTTAATAGAAAGTGCCAAGGGCATCCAGTTTGCGTACGCAATCGCATCTGCAGATCCTTTAGTTTCGGCTTTGGCTTTTGGATCTATTGACTTTTCACTAGATATTGACTGTGAGCTAACTCCAGAAGGACTGGAATTGCTGTTTGCTCGCTCGCAGTTGGTAATTGCTTCGAAGGCAGCGGGTATTGGCCCACCAATTGATGCGGTTTATCCAAATTTAACAGATGAAAACGGATTGAAAAATCAAACGGTTTTTGCAAATCAACTTGGCTTTAAGGCCAAACTGGTTATTCATCCGAAACAACTAGACGTTGTCCATCAAGTGTTTTCGACTTCAGATGAAGAAATTATAATAGCAAAAAAAATTGTTGAGGCATTTGAAAAAGCTGAAAAAGAAGGTATTGCGTCGATTAAAGTTGATGGACAATTTGTTGATTATCCAATCTATAAAAAAGCTAAAAAAACTTATAATAGAAATAGTGAAAAATAG
- a CDS encoding tartrate dehydrogenase: protein MKQIELAVIAGDGIGKEVVPEALRVLDVVAEIHGGLKFSSTYHPWSSEYYVQHGEMMPKDGLSHLTQSDAIFLGAVGDSSLVADHISLGGLLLKIRREFEQVINIRPAKQLKGIVSPLGNPQNFDIMIVRENSEGEYSSIGGRVHSGEDEIVIQNAVFTKKGVSRVINYAFELAQKRSSHVTSATKSNGIVHSMPFWDEVFKEVAGNHGDVQTNSEHIDALSAFFITKPQTLDVVVASNLFGDILSDIGAAIMGSIGIAPSGNINLNGKYPSMFEPVHGSAPDIFGKGIANPVGQIWTAKMMLDHLGEHEMGRILLGAIEESMQSGIKTTDIGGNSSTSEVTDEIIHKLRNK, encoded by the coding sequence ATGAAGCAAATAGAATTGGCAGTAATTGCAGGAGATGGGATTGGGAAAGAAGTTGTGCCTGAGGCATTGCGTGTTTTAGATGTAGTAGCAGAAATTCATGGAGGTTTAAAATTTAGTTCGACTTATCATCCATGGAGTTCAGAGTATTACGTTCAGCATGGAGAAATGATGCCAAAAGATGGCTTAAGCCATCTTACACAAAGCGATGCCATTTTCTTAGGAGCTGTTGGAGATTCATCATTAGTAGCGGACCACATCTCGCTTGGAGGTTTGTTGCTGAAAATCCGAAGAGAATTCGAGCAAGTTATCAATATTCGTCCAGCCAAACAGTTGAAAGGAATCGTCTCTCCTCTAGGAAATCCACAGAACTTTGATATTATGATTGTCCGTGAAAACAGTGAAGGCGAATATAGCAGTATCGGTGGACGAGTACACAGTGGAGAAGATGAAATCGTCATTCAAAATGCAGTTTTTACGAAAAAAGGTGTTTCCCGTGTGATTAACTATGCCTTTGAATTGGCTCAAAAACGGAGTAGTCATGTAACAAGTGCTACTAAATCAAATGGAATTGTCCATTCCATGCCGTTTTGGGATGAGGTCTTTAAAGAAGTTGCAGGAAATCATGGAGACGTTCAAACCAATAGCGAACATATTGATGCGCTTTCTGCTTTTTTCATTACAAAGCCACAGACGCTGGATGTTGTGGTAGCTAGCAATTTGTTTGGAGATATTTTGAGTGATATTGGAGCAGCCATAATGGGCAGTATAGGAATAGCACCTTCTGGAAATATTAATCTCAACGGTAAATACCCATCTATGTTTGAACCTGTACATGGCTCAGCACCAGACATTTTTGGAAAAGGAATTGCTAATCCAGTTGGTCAGATTTGGACAGCTAAAATGATGCTCGATCATTTAGGAGAGCATGAAATGGGCAGGATTTTGCTGGGTGCGATTGAAGAATCTATGCAATCTGGTATCAAAACTACAGATATCGGTGGTAACTCCTCGACAAGTGAAGTAACCGATGAAATTATTCATAAGCTTCGAAATAAATAA
- a CDS encoding GntR family transcriptional regulator, with product MENFKLTEQDRATLQYKVTNKLRELILKGEFRMGERLMQEEWAQKLGVSRMPLREALRQLEVEGLVKIEPRRGAVVTPISTEDIEEIYQLRALLEGQAVVKSLPYLGDEEIRELENLYNAMIKLKADENDVEVFMKLNAEFHRILRESCPWRRIQGFIETLWKGIPPYTPSLLSNHLADSHEEHRLMLEYVKQKDEVRLRRITEKHILRTKENLVEMMNKK from the coding sequence ATGGAGAATTTCAAATTAACAGAACAAGATAGAGCCACTTTGCAGTATAAAGTAACAAATAAACTAAGAGAACTGATACTCAAAGGTGAGTTCAGAATGGGCGAACGGTTGATGCAAGAAGAGTGGGCTCAAAAATTGGGAGTTAGTCGAATGCCGCTTAGGGAAGCATTGCGTCAACTAGAAGTTGAAGGCTTAGTTAAGATTGAACCGAGGAGAGGTGCAGTAGTTACTCCAATCTCTACTGAGGATATTGAGGAAATCTATCAATTAAGAGCTCTTTTGGAAGGACAAGCAGTTGTGAAATCTCTTCCATATTTAGGGGATGAAGAAATACGAGAACTTGAAAATCTATATAACGCAATGATTAAGCTAAAAGCTGATGAAAACGATGTCGAGGTTTTCATGAAACTAAATGCTGAATTTCATCGAATTTTAAGAGAAAGCTGTCCATGGAGACGCATTCAAGGATTTATCGAAACGCTGTGGAAAGGGATTCCTCCTTACACACCGAGTCTCTTATCAAATCACTTAGCAGATTCACATGAAGAGCATCGCTTAATGTTGGAATATGTAAAACAAAAAGACGAAGTTCGATTAAGAAGAATTACAGAAAAGCATATTCTAAGAACCAAAGAAAACTTAGTTGAGATGATGAACAAAAAGTAA
- a CDS encoding NAD(P)-dependent oxidoreductase — MKAGIIGLGNMGGRMVKRLLEQGVKVGVFDLNKDLVRKFVEMGAEETKSPAALAKKFPYILTVLPNVFIVKETLMGTEGLMEGMNSESLLIEMTTSIPSVTKELNALLKEKGLKMIDAPVSGGVKKAEDGTLSIMVGGETVDFDRAKPLLECLGAHIFHVGEAGAGHTIKALNNMISATTLAATGEAMALGVKLGLDPEKMLDVINASTGRSFSSEFKFPNQVLTRKFEVGFTLDLMVKDLKIAMAMAEEEKVPMFISSASFQLWKHAWSQGRGDQDHTAVIKDIEEMFSIEIKGS; from the coding sequence GTGAAGGCAGGAATTATCGGATTGGGTAATATGGGTGGCCGTATGGTGAAAAGACTACTTGAACAAGGAGTAAAAGTTGGAGTTTTTGATTTGAACAAAGACTTAGTCCGAAAATTTGTAGAGATGGGCGCAGAAGAAACGAAAAGCCCTGCAGCTTTAGCAAAGAAATTTCCATACATTCTAACCGTCTTGCCAAATGTCTTTATTGTGAAAGAAACACTGATGGGTACAGAAGGCTTAATGGAAGGCATGAATTCCGAGAGTTTGTTAATTGAAATGACTACATCGATTCCTTCTGTCACAAAAGAGCTCAACGCTCTATTGAAAGAAAAAGGTCTGAAGATGATTGATGCACCAGTAAGTGGAGGTGTCAAAAAGGCGGAAGACGGCACTTTATCGATAATGGTCGGAGGCGAAACAGTCGATTTTGATAGAGCAAAACCATTGCTGGAATGTTTAGGTGCTCATATTTTCCATGTTGGAGAAGCAGGAGCAGGTCATACGATTAAGGCATTGAATAACATGATTTCGGCAACTACTTTGGCGGCTACAGGAGAAGCGATGGCACTTGGCGTTAAACTAGGTCTAGATCCTGAGAAAATGCTTGATGTGATTAATGCGAGTACGGGCAGAAGTTTCTCTAGTGAGTTTAAATTTCCCAATCAAGTCTTGACGCGAAAATTTGAAGTTGGTTTCACCTTAGATTTGATGGTCAAAGACTTAAAAATTGCCATGGCAATGGCAGAAGAAGAAAAGGTACCAATGTTTATTTCTAGTGCCTCTTTTCAGCTTTGGAAACACGCTTGGTCGCAAGGCAGAGGTGACCAAGACCATACAGCCGTTATAAAGGACATTGAAGAAATGTTTTCTATAGAAATTAAAGGATCTTAA
- a CDS encoding Fe-S-containing hydro-lyase, with protein MQKKIQLPLRIEDIESLKAGDRVLLSGTVYTGRDAAHKRMVEQEKEGIPLPIELQDQVLYYTGPTPAKPGEVIGSAGPTTSGRMDLYTPALLEKGLKGMIGKGYRSEEVIASMLKHKAVYFGAVGGAAALIARSIKKAEVIAYEDLGTEAIRKLIIEDFPVFVINDIYGGDIYKDEIAKYKQ; from the coding sequence ATGCAAAAGAAAATTCAATTACCTTTACGTATTGAAGATATTGAATCGTTGAAAGCAGGAGATCGTGTGCTGTTGTCTGGTACTGTATATACAGGACGAGATGCTGCCCATAAGCGAATGGTGGAACAAGAAAAAGAAGGTATACCACTTCCTATCGAACTACAGGACCAGGTTTTGTATTATACAGGTCCAACGCCAGCCAAGCCTGGAGAAGTAATTGGTTCGGCAGGTCCCACAACCAGCGGAAGAATGGACTTGTATACACCAGCACTTCTTGAAAAAGGCTTGAAGGGCATGATTGGCAAAGGCTATCGAAGTGAAGAAGTCATTGCTTCGATGTTGAAACACAAAGCTGTTTATTTTGGTGCTGTGGGTGGCGCGGCGGCATTAATAGCGCGTTCAATTAAAAAAGCTGAAGTGATTGCCTATGAAGATTTAGGAACAGAAGCTATCCGTAAGTTGATCATTGAGGATTTTCCGGTTTTTGTCATCAATGATATTTATGGTGGAGATATTTACAAAGATGAAATCGCAAAATACAAGCAATAA
- a CDS encoding fumarate hydratase yields the protein MKKIAYEQIVEKVKTMCIESNYNLGEDVYVAFKNALQTERSETGKEVLTQLIDNADIAKVERVPMCQDTGTAVFIAEVGQDCHIVGGRLVDAINEGVEKGYSEGYLRNSMIYNPMNRTNTGNNTPAIVHIDLVEGQELTLHMTAKGGGAENMSALKMLKPSDGMEGVKEYILSIVKEAGPNACPPLVVGVGIGGNFERCAFLAKKSLFRPLGIRHQDPVVAELELELMEQINRLGIGPQGMGGSTTALDVKVELESCHIAALPVAVNLNCHASRHQTIVLK from the coding sequence ATGAAAAAAATTGCTTATGAACAAATTGTGGAAAAAGTAAAAACAATGTGCATAGAGTCTAACTACAATCTCGGAGAAGATGTTTACGTAGCATTTAAAAATGCACTACAAACAGAACGCTCAGAAACAGGCAAAGAAGTGCTGACGCAATTGATTGATAACGCCGATATTGCCAAAGTTGAACGAGTACCGATGTGTCAAGACACAGGTACGGCAGTTTTTATCGCAGAAGTGGGTCAAGATTGTCACATTGTTGGTGGCAGGTTAGTCGATGCCATTAATGAAGGGGTAGAAAAAGGCTACAGTGAAGGGTATTTAAGAAATTCTATGATCTACAATCCGATGAATCGAACAAATACGGGAAACAACACGCCAGCCATTGTCCATATTGACTTGGTTGAAGGACAAGAACTGACGTTGCATATGACCGCTAAAGGCGGCGGTGCAGAAAACATGAGTGCATTGAAAATGCTAAAGCCTTCTGACGGCATGGAAGGAGTTAAGGAGTATATTTTATCGATTGTTAAAGAAGCGGGACCGAATGCATGTCCGCCACTAGTGGTCGGTGTCGGGATTGGCGGTAATTTCGAGCGGTGTGCTTTTTTAGCTAAAAAATCATTGTTTCGTCCTTTAGGTATACGCCACCAAGATCCAGTAGTAGCAGAGCTTGAACTGGAATTAATGGAACAGATTAACCGTCTGGGCATCGGGCCACAGGGTATGGGAGGTAGTACAACTGCACTAGACGTCAAAGTGGAACTCGAGTCCTGTCATATTGCAGCTTTACCAGTAGCGGTCAATTTAAATTGCCATGCCAGCCGCCACCAAACAATTGTGCTGAAATGA
- a CDS encoding PaaI family thioesterase yields the protein MEKREKNPCKEGVSMEHNSEQSTTVTSLIDQLKTFNSSELKQATYLLSLLQKSQDDSIDNAVPMHFLGRFLGIEQHDDGTTEMTLGFQNENTYGVAQGGSIYTLADVAIGFIILQNLTKEEKVFTLELKVNFIEKGQGSRLIATPCILRQGRTTVVSECAIHDDSGKLVAKALGTFYISRTKKRKEGDR from the coding sequence ATGGAAAAAAGAGAAAAGAATCCATGTAAAGAAGGCGTTTCTATGGAACATAACAGTGAACAATCAACGACGGTCACAAGTTTGATCGATCAATTAAAAACTTTTAACTCATCTGAACTAAAACAAGCCACTTATTTATTATCACTTTTGCAGAAGTCGCAAGACGACTCAATTGATAACGCCGTACCGATGCATTTTCTTGGAAGGTTTTTAGGAATAGAACAACACGACGACGGAACAACTGAAATGACTTTAGGATTTCAGAATGAAAATACTTATGGTGTGGCACAAGGCGGTTCTATTTATACATTAGCCGATGTCGCAATCGGCTTTATTATTTTACAAAATTTAACAAAAGAAGAAAAAGTATTTACTTTAGAACTAAAAGTAAATTTTATTGAAAAAGGACAAGGTTCTCGTTTGATCGCGACTCCTTGTATTTTGAGACAAGGTAGAACTACAGTAGTTTCCGAGTGCGCGATTCATGATGATTCGGGAAAATTAGTGGCAAAAGCGCTGGGTACTTTTTATATCAGTAGAACAAAAAAAAGAAAGGAAGGAGACCGATGA